attgtttacacaaaacactaagcaatcaacaaaatgcaaaatttaagtctgttttctgcataattcggaaatgaacttccgaaatatacatgtctggagcctattttcggaagttcatttccgaaatgtcccctgaggcaggataaggtttgttgggccatcaatgctccaataagtctataaataccacacactcttcttcatcctcttcacaccacaaaacacaaatgacacaaacctaccctcacctagcattcgtctactttgaaaccggctacccgatgccgttccaatttcgcttctcgcgcgacacgccgtttgcagaattgataccgtcgctcaacacgcttttgcgctatcccgagaatcgaaaggttgtcaagctcgagtaccgctctccatcgcttaacgacgagggagacattaagttcacaccttttgagatcaagaacgacgaagacttagcggttatgtggacaacgttcgaccgattttcttcgaaaggcccgatcgagttggacgccaaacttcaaagatcggcggacgacgttatcaaaatgttgactcatccccgcctacccgtgttcaacaatatgtaactttgattttcagtaatattatcgttgtaatcttcacccgattaaataaagcgaatcattgttatttttcattttgcttctgtccagacataacttcggaagtgcatttccgaattccatcatggggggtgcgctcggagatgaacttccgaaacaccacattttctgaaaatttaactttatttcggagatgcatctccgaaatcaattttttatattaaaaaaaacactttttcggaagttcatttccgaaaacaccttttttgcaaaaaaaaaaataccgtttcggaaatgaacttccgaaacaaggggtagtgtggtaaattcactaggggtgggcaagaaggttaggaggtggctaAAAAAATTCTCTCACTCATTCACTCCTAGAGTGAAGTTTGATAGAAAATTTTATGGTTATTCAAAGTTtgtatgtaaaaaaaataaaaattcaactaTTAGCATCTTCTCttatttctttgaatatttttatgagagaaaaaatagaaatgaaagatttagagagatataacttaaaaaaaaacaatacacaaaagagaaagaaaaaaagaaaaataaaaactataaattaaagGAGGAAGGAAGATAACATAACTAAAGtgaataaaaacaaaactaaattagaaaagaaaaattGCCATAATAAGGTAATGTGGTAGTGGTAGGATCTAAATGGATATCAATGGGGACAAATAATATGATATATGTGTTTGTCCCGTTAGataaatatgatatttatattcgTCTCATATTCGTGCGGGTATTCGCTAAGTGGGTAATCTATGGATTTTAAGGTACTTTTGAATATTTACAGATATCTATGgataatattttttctaaaaatatttttaacttctTTTGAAGACACCAAAATTTATTATCACATATCATTCATACAATTCGCCATCAATTTAACAACAAAATTTTAtcacattattttttttcttattcatcaaaacattatattcatacatttccttttaatccaaaacaaatcaaagatATTATGATTGTGAGTTATGATGAAAGAGCGGACAACATATGAATAGAAGGGATACACTTGTTAGGCAGAGGAAGGGTGATAGAGTATGAAAGCAGTTTTTAGACAATTTTCATGTTAAAGTTAGAGGTTGAATTTAATTTAGTTGGTCTTTTATTGTTTAGTTGGGATTTTTAGTGTTTAGGTATTTTACTCTATTATCCATTACTAAGTCTATATATGTACTCTCATTGAGAGAATTTGAATTATCAATCAAAATGAAAAGtgttttttattccttttattttattgtgTCATTTTAGTGTTATTCCCCTTTTAATTTTGGAACCCTAGTTTCATAGCTTTGATAGGAAaaatcttcctatcaattggtgctttcattgagatactcaaatcctcctatggattatCCTTATCATACACCTTCAATTCCATATTATCACTCCACCTTCGATTCTCTATTCTATAAACATCACTCCTATCACACCCTCATCTCCATCTTTCCCATGGGAAATTCTCTCATCTTATCCCACGAATACTCAGGTTACAATTCTATCACCAATTATGCATTTTAATCATCAATATACACCACCTATGACCAACCTATTAGATTCAACATCTTATGGCTACAATAATGGACACCAACAGCAACAAACAATTTCCACTTCACACCTTCAACCATCATATACAATAACGACATCGAATGCACACCTTATCTCCACCCCCATCAATAACTTTACCTTTCAATAGCAATCAGAAGTCATAGTTAGTGATGGAAGTGATTTTTTCACAATTACATATTTAATCTCTTAGTTTGTTAGGGAAGACACTCTAAATCCTTCTACATTTAAGATATCTAATTTTGATGGCAAAGAATATGCTTATTGATGGATCCTTTGCTCCGAGAAATCCTTCAACATTATAGGAATAATAGAAGAGAAAAAGATGATTGAAACTGCTTGTTCAATGAGAGAGGGCGCTCTCACATGGTGGCTATGGTGGTTTCACCGCCACCCAAAGTTAAGCTGGGATTCTTTCACGGTCACCTTTCTTTGGAGATTTCATCCCTAATTTCATGATGTTTTTCCACTCCTTGATGATGAAGAGTTGTCATGGAATTCTAATCTCACGAATATGAACACGAGTCTTGTTTCTACTGTCCATTTGACATTGTCATCAATCCTTCTCGATGAAGATTCTGACAACCTCGTCGATGATCGGTTGCTTATCTATACCAACCTCTTTGACCCAAGTCCCTATATATCACGATTTGCAACCACAATTACTATGAAAACCAAAGATTGGAAGGAATGTGAGTCAAAGGTCCAGGTCTCCATGATGACGACAATAACTAATGGGATCTAGGTCCAAAACTGCATGAATCCAATTGAAGAATAATATGTCATCGGTAAATTCGTTGTTGTGAGAAAAATAATTGTAGAAGCAATGTCGCCATTATGAAAAATTATCGAAAAGCCTTGTGTTAACATACCTCTTCTCTACATTGATGGAGGGTAAGATTTCTCAAATTCACCCGCTAAATAACCAGGTTTCACTTCGGACACCATAACAAAACCTCCACTGCCACCTGAACCGCCAGATATGAGTTTCCACGTTGTTGTCACTGTGCTCTTTGTAGTTGGTCATAATCCCCTGTGTAGGCATCGTGATAAAAGTCATTATTGGGGTTTGACCATACAATGTAGTTCCCAACATTATGTCACATGGGCATGGATGCGTCAAATCATTCCTGTTTCAGTTTTTGATGTCAACACCATACTTATTGTGATTGCAAATGTATTGGAATTTGGCACATATGTTATTACATTTAGGAAATATTCTGTTGGTATAGTTGATATTTTAGGAATTTTGCTCATCACTGAAAAGAATAATATTCAACATAATGCATTATTTGTTGACTCATGTTTAATGGATTCTATTAAGACACTACTGGAAAAACATGAGATAATTGGTGGTTTATACTTGGAATTACTCCTCACTATTGGTTATGAGTGTCAATGAGTTATTGGAAGAAAACTCTTTATTCTTGCAGCAACACATGAAAGTATTATTCATGCATGAAACTGTTTGAGAGGTTGTCATATAGAGATGTTGGGATGTGGTCAAGTGCATTTAAGAATTGGGCTctcttttgcataattaatttgtggAATTCAAATTTCTGTCATGACCCCCGCTGGAACTATATTGTTACCATCTCATAAGGTTTCTACTTCGAGATTATAAAAAACAAGTTGATGTAGAGCCTGGAGAAAGATATGTCAAATATTGCATTCAAATACAACATGACATATATGGTgcatgttttcttttattaattacCTATACTACTGCCACAAGTGGGAAACATACAACACATTGACTGTTGGGTTAGAGTGCATTGAAGTGAATCTATAAAGTTGATTGTTTTCAAGATGCATTTCTTGAATTAATGTAAGCCAAAATTGATCCACCTTTTGAGGTGACATCGGTATATGCTACAGTTAAATTTGCTTTGGTTGGTGATAGGTATAGAAAGCGGAATCTTGATATTGATACGTATCTTGTTGCTAGATGTAAGGTGCATAGTGTTATTAAAATCAACAACCAGAGATGTTTCCTTACTTTGAAGGCATTGAATAAGTTTGATCCAAGTATACAATTTATTGTTCCTTGACAAATCAATCATCCTGTCAAACTTGGACAAATTATATGGTATTCTTTTATCGTGGATTTTCTCATATGTACCAAGTATACTATGAtagtgaatttgttgttgttggcaCAAGCTCAAACATGCTCATAGTGGTGAGACACACAACTATTTGTCAACAACTTTCAAGTTTTTGTGCCTTCTCAACATTTGAATTCAAGTCAACATTAGGAAGATCTTATCACATCAAGCAATGGAATCCTGGaataattgttccaacaattatTTTTACAACCTTTTGAAAAAGGTTGCTTTTAAAGGGGTAAGTAATGATAGAGTATGAAAGTAGTTTTTAGACAACTTTCACGTTTAAGttagaattttaatttaatttagttgggCTTTTTAGTCTTCAGGTCTTTTACTCAATTATTCATTACTAAGTCTACATATGTACTCTCATTGAAAGAATTGAAATTATCAATCAAAATGAAAAATatcttttattccttttattttattttttcattttagtgttattttccttttaatttaggAACCCTAGTTTCATAGCTTTGATAGGTAAAATATTTCTATCAAAGGGTGGTACTGGTTGATTAAACGGTGGAATTGTTGAAGTGAAGTGCGAATTATTGAAGAAGCTTAAATATATTATGACCCAAAATAATTTGTATGAAATGTGaaagattttatttaaaaaaatataaaagttgcTAGATAAAGACTTGCTAATCGGAGAAACCAACATCTATCGATCGGTGGTCGAGTGGTGATTCTAAAATAAGTCCTTTATGCGCTTCTGGTATACTTTCTCTCACTCTTCAAGGTTCCGCCAGGTATTATCTCTAAGCTCAATtcaattttcaaacaatttttatgGGATGAGAGTCAGAGTGAGAGGAAAATTATCTGGGTCCGTTGGGATAAGGTGTGTAGGCCGTTAGATGAATGGAGGTTGGGTGTTATAAATCTTAACATTTTCAACAAAGCTCTCCTAGGTAAATGGAAGTGGAAAATTAAATTGGAAAGAAGTGGTCATTGGTATAACGCATTGATTAACAGGTATGGCAGATTAGAGGATCTTAGCGAAATATAATGTATAAGAGGTTCAAAGTGGTGGAATGAAGTTCGAGGAATTGAAATAGGAAAGTGGGAAAATTCAAGCTTCTTCTATGTTAAAAAGGCTTATAGGGACTTGATATCTAGTGTCACTAATTCCTCTATCCCTTTGTGAATTAAAGCTTGGCATAATTTGATTCCCTTGAAAATGACATGCTTTGTTTGGAGATTGTTCCAAAACAAAATAGCTACTAAGGAAAACCTTTTTAGAAGGGGTGTAATTGGGAGCAGTTCTCTCAATTGTGTCGGTGAGTGTAGGGGTGTAGAATCAATCTCACATTTATTTTTTGAATGCGTGTTTTTTGCAGGTTTGTGGCAGAACATTTGCAAATGGACTAGGATAGACAATGTTATGCATAAAGAAGGAATGGTTCATTTCTTCCTTTTTGAAAGGTTAGTTGGAGGCGACATGGATGTGTCGTCTAAATTTGACGTGATCTGGTTTGTGTATGTATGAAGTATTTATAAAGCTAGGAACGACAAACTATTTCGCAATATGGAGCTAGCCTCTAGAAAGTTATTCGAGGATGCTAAAGAATATTCATGGAGGTGGCTGTCCATAAAACTTATTGACATAAAACTAAATATAGCTCAATGGAATGCATGTCCAATGGCCTGTTTAGGCTTATCTTAGTTATAAGTTCAATCTTTTTGGAGTAGCATTGGTTCTCATTAGGTTCGGGGCTCAGTCAGGTGTTGTTGCTTCTTGTGTGTTCGGTTTGCTGATGTGGTTTTAGAGCTGTTTTCAGGACAGGGGCAATTGATCCTTCTTTTTGTGTGGAGGCTGCTATTGTGCTTGCTTAGTTTTCTATATTCTGTTTCGTGGGAGTCAGTGCGTTGGTGTTTTATTTTAGGTGGTGCAATATCAACCTTGGGTTGTTTTTGGAGGTTATAGTTTATGTGTCAACTGCAGCTAGTCGCTTCGTATCAGTCCTAGTGCTCTTTTTCGTAGTTTTTTAGGCCGAGTGTGGCAGCATTTTAATCTGCTTGGAGTCAATAGTCTTTTGTGATATGGTTTTTAGTGTTTGGAGTTTCTGGTTGCTGGCCAGTTTAAGTGTCGACGTCGTTTTGTGGCGTCCTAAAGTCGGTAGTGTTGTGTTGAAAGTGTAACAGACTTGTCGATCCTCTAGCAATTTTTTGAGCTAACTAGTTTGCAGGGCAAAGCTGTTTGGTGTCATCTAGTTTAGGTGTGAACTTTCAGTTTTTTATTGTAGTTGGTATGGTGTAATTCTGTATTGAAGAGTATTTTGATTGAGGCTGCTGTATTGTTCAATTGGATAATGGCTGCTTTGAGTTATTTTGCTACCCTATTTCTCATGTGTATGGATTATTCGCATGTCTCATGCCACAGTGtttgttaataatattttttttgtttaaagaaaTGTTTATATTTAAGGTACACCACCAGAGACATAAGTTCTCGGACATCATTGTTCGTTTTCGTTGTTGTTGCCTTAGTACTCCATTGAATTTCATTGTTGGCTTTAATTTTATGATATATCAATTTGTGTTCTAGCTCATTATATTTCTAAGGAATCTTGCATTATTTCAACACCACATTCGTCCCTTGTTTCTCTTTGATTATTGTAAATCCTTGATTTAGGTCTACCATACATAAACTGGCACAATAAAACAATTGTCTTACCCTAAGATGGACAAAATCAATTAATTTATCGACCTATTCCACACCATATAAGTTGTTTTCATTAAATTTAAGATCTATATCATTTGTGTAGTAGAAAAGGTGTTATAGTTAAGCTTCACTTACTATGATAGAGAAGAAattgttcatatttattttattatatagagAGAATCGtaaataaattaatgaaaatgAGTAAgcataaaacaaatttttttattccaaccacaaaattatttatttaaatataggtATAGGGTTGGTGCTTTTTCTAATCATTCCCCATCGAAGAAATCTTTTCAGGAACAATGTTTGCAAAGGAAACAGCCGTCAAAGTCACTGGACCTGAAGCCATCAATGGGGGAATCACACTACCCTCAATCATGTGTCCTTTTGTTCCTGATAAGTGAACTCTTAATCCTCCAACCATCTCAGGTGTTGGTGGCGGAAAAATTGTCCCAAATATGGAAAGAATCTCAAAATTTCCTTGAAGGGTTATGACTCTTCCCGTGGGTTGACGAAGCCTAGCATGCGTCACCACTCCATTTCCATTGAGGATGGAGACCCCCCTTAGTTGACGACGAGCGTAATCAAAGAGACTTTTTAACACGTCAGCTCCATCAGTGATCTCAAGCACATGAGGACATAGGGCATTCGGGTTTTCACATGTAACTATGATAGGCGTCTTGGGCTTATTCTTAGAGCCAACTGGACGACCTCGGGGGCGGCGGACAACAGTGGAAGGTGATTCAGGGTTGTTGTTGTCTATGGTGGTATTAATATTTTGTGTTTGGGTTTGCAATTGCGGTGTTGTGAATAACTGAAGCTCTTGAATTTTCTCGACATCATGACCAGacattctctcttcttttttaCTCACCTTCACTTGCGTGTCTTGCTTTGTCCACCCTTCACCTTTTAATAGTGGTGACGAAGAATCtaagattaatattttattattattttgattttagtctttcaaaattaaaaattagtcaatgttttttgaagaaaattgttGGATAAAAACAAACATCTCAATAAATCATGATGACCATAAACAaagtttatttcttttatttttatttatatatttacaccATCCACCCACAGTATTCATTCAGTTATCCTCGTACCATCAACATTACCTTAATACTTTACACTTACTTACTATCTCTGACCAATGCAATTCACATCTTAAGAAAATAACTAACTAATTGTAtttgttaattaaatatttaaattaatttgattaactTAATTATTGTATTAATTTATTCAATCAGAatataaatgtgtttttttaccaaaaaaaattgttaacaacatgtttgtttgttttttcatcgAATATTTATTATCTCAATTGTTTAATTACAACTATTAATATTTGAATGAGATAACacaaatttcttttgatttgacTAAAATTATCTCTCTTAGAGAGAAGTTTATTACTCGTGTGATTCTACTTAGCTAAAACGTTACAATACCTGGTTTATACAAAGAAGACCATGGTTTTTCGTTAAAAAGGAGAAATAtaaatcttaatatatataaatggaaggttgtcatgatggcaaccctagccacgtgTTATCATGATAGTCATTCCCTAGCCACGTGTCATCATAATAgtcattcttaaaaaaaaaacctaatgtGTCATTTACTAAATTGaccctatattaaaaataaataataataataatataataataacataatattttaacactactattaataataataatatttcaaataatataatataattaggaAATCGTGTTCTTTTCTGTTATcttatatataatatcaaatttaTCTATTTcattaatttctattttttttaaaagtaattaactaataataatataatattcaactactactattacaaataatattatttataaaaacaatatatatatatatatatatatatatatatatatatatatatatatatatatatatatatatattataaaatcgtATTCTTTTCCTTTAATCTTATGTATAATATCAAATTTATATGtttcattaataataaaatagtagaaaaatattgtaaacattattattatttttatttactgaAATAAATTTTCTTAGTgttaaatacaaaatttgtaattAAATAGATTTATTAAATTAGATATATCATTTATCATGATTGTTTtacatattattatatatattattctaaaatatattattatagaataatatattttagacAAGGTGAATTAAATTACTCAATTGtttcaattattataatttaatatctATTTATCATTATTTAACAACAATTAACTCCGTCCGTTTATAGCAATTTAAAAATCAGCTACATTTCATCattgtaataatattttaatcaatgccATTATTGTTTACTTTCAAACATAAATTTATGTTGATACTAATTAGAACCTCGTGTTCTTctcatttatattatatataatatattatatttttccataaaaaatttTCAGTGGCTTTTAATTTACATATCTTTAAAATAAAgacaacaaattaaaataaaaaaatacagaactctagaaaaatattaatatccttatattttaactttatttCCAACTTTAATATTActctaattataataataatatattttggtgTAAATTATTATAAGTCTTTAACTATCTATTTTCTAATCCATAACTACCTACCATTTttaatttttcagttttttttcCGTTTCTTTAATTtctcatttatttatatttaatggttattattttctattaattggtataataataaacttaaaaaaattatatgtctTAATAATGGTATATGAAAACAGTTGtaaaatattatgtttttttgtATTCTTATCCACCTTTATAAGTACCATTGATCTTACTTTCATTCTTTATTCAGTGTTTTTGCTTTCCAGTTCACGAATTCattattttttaggatttttcacAATGTTTGCTATTGGCAACAATTTCAATCAGTAAGAGATTTTTTCTAATAATTATTTGcatatttttttatcttattatcAAATTTCATActcaattattatattttcatgtAAAAAACACCATATATGTTTTTGCAGGCTTAGCGAAGATGATATATTGCCTGCATAAATAATAACAAATGATAGAGTTTGTTCACATGTATATCGGGACTGGAATAGATGCGCTAGCAAACTGACAAACCAGTGACATATTTTACACAATCTTAATGGAACACACTACCacatttagatttttatttataatttatatttcagcttttacttattttcttttgtttttgtcattCCCCTATTGTCATTTTTTTTCTGTTGTTAATTTAGATTGGATATATGATAAAATCATATTATTTGTTTTGTTAATAACATGTGATTGAATTTTACTGTTTCTTTTTGACACATGTATGCCACATACGCCATATACAAAGGAAAATAATATTCACTAAATATATTTGGCTTTAACACTCataaagtttttctttctttcaatttATTCCCAATTATTGTCTAAACTTTATTACAATTACTTAATTTTTGAAATTACTTccatgattaaaaaataaattttatataaataatttaaaatagagaataattaaaaatataaatacaatttaaatatatatttatcatttcTAAAATATAAGCTAAAACATATCTCTCTTCTATAtttcatattaaaattaaataataagtaaaaaaattaatttaaattatgagTTAAATGTTAAACTCAATATAGTTCAAGTAGTCATATTTTGTAAGAGATAACttacttattttaatatataaatgaaacCATAATAAATCTTCtaataacttaaaaaataatattataaatacttTTTGTATTATTGTTcacattaaaaatttaataatataattgcaAACATACTTTAAATAACTTATAagacaattttatatttaaaaaaaaattaaatatcaactatTATAAAAAATGTAGTTTTGTTTCTAATATATCGATGCTCTCCGTGCGGAGCACGGGTCGACAATCTAGTTGTTCAAACTTGTGTGTAATTTAATATTAGAATATTGgtggattttaataataatattattttgaacGATTTGACTACAGacttgaaaatatttgattttgattaaattatttgatttaaatgtcATTATTCTTAATGTATTTATCAAACATACTTTTTAatcaattataagagaaaaaaatgtttttggtgaaaataataatatgatattGCCTAAATAAATAGAATTATGTTTAATAATTTTTGTGAGCAAAGCCCAATTGTTAcaactctctttttttttcttcaaaaaatttactatttaacACAAAATAATCACCTTTATACGTTTTAATCCGTTTGCTATGGATTAAACAAAAAGAATTTTAAGAAAAAATCTAAATAATACTTGAAATAAGAAGTTGTTTTCAGTACttttctaaaataataattttttgatagtttttttaatgagagatttttaatatttcaaacaaatacaagtataaaatttaattaatttacttGTTCAGTCAAATCTTATTTTCATTagctttaattattatattttatattgatGAACTTAGGATGACAATGAACTTAAGTTAGTGATAAGCACAGAATTTTGTTTATgattatttaattctatatacattatatttataataaaaagtatAACATAGTATAAtatgattattttaataaaattctcTTAGTAAATCAGTTGAAGGattgatataatattttattagaaATAAGACTACTTTTTTTTAtactcttagttttttttttttttcatataacaaaatatgacaaattttataaatatgattttttatattttaatagtaaGATATTGTCATGTACTTTTAGTGATTTAAAgataagagtttttttttttttaatttaaaattcatagTAAATATGTTCAATACTTATTCAAATCACCACATGTGCCACAAATAGTAAACTAAGTACAACGAATAAAAGTACATAAAAGATAAAATTTTATAATGTTTGAGTTAAAAAtgttcagtttcatttttatataCTTAATTGGATTAAAAATGTTTGAGTTTCATTCTAGAATAAGCAATATTTTGAAGATTactgaatttgaaatttgaaggATAAAATGGATATTTTATCTCAAAGGTAATTTGATAATGACTAAGTGGCATAGCAAGCATAATTAATATCAGCAACTAGACATAACAACGAAACTCATACTCGCGGGTTTCCAACTGAACCAGCCTTGAAGTTGACGGTGAAAATCCGTTTTGACTGAGTTTGAGTTTGGACTTTCCccgattataaaatatggggACGGATCGGGTAACgaggacactagtacccacccgaATTCGTCCCCGAACCTGAACCTGCCCCAtttatttcattatatatattattatttatttttgataaattagaatattaaatatgtggtcaatgttttaataatttaatttgtatttattatttaaaatatttaaaatgtatcTATAGAATATTTtgagattattttattttataatttataatgtaatttgattttggaaaaaataaatatttcaaaacatACCCAAATCAAACCCAATCTGAATCCGTTTGAGATGAGTTTGAGTTTTAATTCTTCATTCCGTTTGGTTTTGGGGCGGGGAACGATGATTGTTTCGGAATTCGAGTTTGAATTTGGGGAGGTAAAAATCGTCTCCGTCCCGCCGCGTTGCTTTAATAAATTCTTAACTTATCAAAAGATTATTTTATATTGGACATTTGGGTAATTCACATTTATTAATAAATGGTATTTTAGTCATTTCACCTATATTACACGTTCCTTTAAGACAAACtaaaattaattagattttaatgaagGAGGTTGATTCATTAAGCCATAATTAAGAGTAATGAT
This Vicia villosa cultivar HV-30 ecotype Madison, WI unplaced genomic scaffold, Vvil1.0 ctg.001063F_1_1, whole genome shotgun sequence DNA region includes the following protein-coding sequences:
- the LOC131633034 gene encoding AT-hook motif nuclear-localized protein 29-like, translating into MSGHDVEKIQELQLFTTPQLQTQTQNINTTIDNNNPESPSTVVRRPRGRPVGSKNKPKTPIIVTCENPNALCPHVLEITDGADVLKSLFDYARRQLRGVSILNGNGVVTHARLRQPTGRVITLQGNFEILSIFGTIFPPPTPEMVGGLRVHLSGTKGHMIEGSVIPPLMASGPVTLTAVSFANIVPEKISSMGND